A genomic window from Streptomyces sp. WMMC940 includes:
- a CDS encoding sigma-70 family RNA polymerase sigma factor — MSSEPEAAVIMAAQAGDQHAQDRLVAEYLPLVYNIVGRAMNGHADVDDVVQETMLRVLGGLEGLRNPDSFRSWLVAITMNQIRGHWRERRAGAIPGGGGLDDAYDVVDPGADFVDLTITRLGLSGQRRETAEATRWLDEDDRALLSLWWLEAAGELSREEVAAALELSPQHTAVRVQRMKAQLETARVVVRALSAEPGCVLLEPIVASWDGLPSALWRKRIARHARGCTVCSGHWSGLVPAEGLLVGLALVPVAASSAAFAPQAPDTAATASFGAPPHTGGAHGAGRAPGAPHASHAPGSARALGEGDPAGSGESPAGASRTQARLERARRRRRTTAVAAAVAALVTAGGAAHLLLGPDESEEPASTVAAPASPEQPSPSQSASPSPSPSTSASPSPSPSVSAGPSKAAKPKPKPSTARPKPKATPTPEAPDPEPPLPSGDVEQVVALVNAERAKAGCGPVRSNDKLETAARRHSEDMAARGYFDHTSPDGTDPGDRITAAGYRWSTYGENIARGQQSPSSVMDSWMNSPGHRANILNCSFKELGVGIHDASGGPWWTQAFGTSL; from the coding sequence GTGAGCAGCGAACCCGAAGCCGCGGTGATCATGGCGGCGCAGGCCGGTGACCAGCACGCCCAGGACCGGCTCGTCGCCGAGTACCTTCCGCTGGTCTACAACATCGTCGGCCGCGCCATGAACGGCCACGCGGACGTGGACGACGTGGTGCAGGAGACCATGCTCCGCGTCCTCGGCGGTCTGGAGGGGCTGCGCAACCCGGACAGCTTCCGCAGCTGGCTGGTCGCCATCACCATGAACCAGATACGCGGCCACTGGCGGGAGCGCCGCGCGGGCGCGATACCCGGCGGCGGCGGACTGGACGACGCGTACGACGTCGTCGACCCCGGCGCGGACTTCGTGGACCTGACCATCACCCGCCTCGGACTCTCCGGTCAGCGGCGGGAGACGGCCGAGGCGACCCGCTGGCTGGACGAGGACGACCGCGCCCTGCTGTCGCTGTGGTGGCTGGAGGCCGCCGGGGAGTTGTCCCGGGAGGAGGTCGCCGCCGCGCTGGAGCTGTCCCCGCAGCACACGGCGGTACGGGTGCAGCGCATGAAGGCCCAGTTGGAGACGGCCCGTGTGGTGGTCCGCGCCCTGTCCGCCGAACCCGGCTGCGTGCTCCTGGAGCCGATCGTCGCGAGCTGGGACGGTCTGCCCTCCGCGCTGTGGCGCAAGCGGATCGCCCGTCACGCCCGGGGCTGCACGGTCTGTTCGGGCCACTGGTCCGGGCTGGTGCCCGCCGAAGGGCTGCTCGTCGGGCTGGCCCTGGTACCGGTGGCCGCGTCGTCGGCCGCCTTCGCCCCGCAGGCCCCGGACACGGCGGCCACGGCGTCGTTCGGCGCACCGCCGCACACGGGCGGCGCCCACGGCGCCGGTCGCGCACCGGGCGCCCCGCACGCCTCGCACGCCCCCGGCTCCGCCCGTGCGTTGGGGGAGGGTGACCCGGCCGGCTCCGGCGAGTCGCCCGCCGGGGCGTCGCGCACCCAGGCCCGCCTGGAGCGCGCACGGCGGCGCCGCCGCACCACGGCCGTGGCAGCCGCGGTCGCCGCTCTGGTCACCGCGGGCGGTGCCGCCCATCTCCTGCTCGGCCCCGACGAGTCCGAGGAGCCCGCCTCCACCGTGGCCGCCCCGGCCTCCCCCGAGCAGCCCTCCCCCTCGCAGTCCGCGTCACCGTCTCCTTCGCCCTCCACCTCCGCCTCCCCCTCCCCGAGTCCGAGCGTGAGCGCCGGCCCCAGCAAGGCGGCGAAGCCGAAGCCCAAGCCGAGCACGGCCAGGCCGAAGCCCAAGGCGACGCCGACCCCCGAGGCACCGGACCCCGAGCCTCCGCTGCCGAGCGGGGACGTCGAGCAGGTCGTCGCCCTGGTCAACGCCGAGCGCGCCAAGGCGGGATGCGGCCCGGTCCGCAGCAACGACAAGCTCGAGACCGCCGCGCGACGCCACTCCGAGGACATGGCGGCCCGCGGCTACTTCGACCACACCAGCCCGGACGGCACCGACCCCGGCGACCGGATCACCGCCGCCGGCTACCGGTGGAGCACGTACGGGGAGAACATCGCGCGCGGCCAGCAGAGCCCGTCGTCGGTGATGGACTCGTGGATGAACAGCCCGGGCCACCGCGCCAACATCCTCAACTGCTCGTTCAAGGAGCTCGGTGTCGGCATCCACGACGCCTCCGGCGGACCTTGGTGGACACAGGCGTTCGGCACCTCTCTCTGA
- a CDS encoding type A2 lantipeptide, protein MNFTPQVETAEISDADLDNVSGGLHSAVAAGAVSGLTSTVDGIVPASAVVGSVVGTVEGATGLNTGAVTGLVAGL, encoded by the coding sequence ATGAACTTCACCCCCCAGGTCGAGACCGCTGAGATCTCCGACGCCGACCTCGACAACGTCTCCGGCGGTCTGCACAGCGCCGTTGCCGCCGGTGCGGTTTCCGGTCTGACCTCCACCGTTGACGGAATCGTCCCGGCTTCCGCCGTCGTGGGCTCCGTCGTCGGCACCGTCGAGGGTGCGACCGGCCTGAACACCGGTGCCGTCACCGGTCTCGTCGCCGGCCTCTGA
- a CDS encoding DUF397 domain-containing protein, whose protein sequence is MDRIYNGMPARELGSEGWHKPWSGGNGGNCVEAMKLADGRVAVRQSADPDGPALIYSHGEIAAFIQGAKSGQADFLLT, encoded by the coding sequence ATGGACCGCATATACAACGGCATGCCCGCCCGGGAGCTCGGCTCGGAGGGTTGGCACAAGCCGTGGAGCGGTGGTAACGGCGGCAACTGCGTCGAGGCCATGAAGCTGGCCGACGGCAGGGTCGCGGTGCGCCAGTCCGCCGATCCCGACGGCCCCGCGCTCATCTACTCCCACGGCGAGATCGCCGCCTTCATCCAGGGCGCCAAGTCCGGTCAGGCGGACTTCCTCCTGACGTGA
- a CDS encoding HlyD family efflux transporter periplasmic adaptor subunit encodes MQFRQKALSKLQSPEEIDLPVRFARPQGWLVLSVTVIAMVAATFWAVYGSISSTVRAPGILTHAQGSYVLQSPVAGQVTEVLAEEGKSLPAGAPLLRVSTAGEQSESGGEPTAGDGSGGTGPGSGTGDASGNGAGGDGAEKQEGTLVRTLAAGRVTSLVATIGAVVTTGADVAVLERVGNARSPLKAMLYLPADNGTAVPVGARVDLTVQSVPSQQYGVLRGRVEAVGRTSQSRQQIAGFLGDGQLAEQFSRQGRPVAVLVELDRSSRTESGYAWSSSDGPPYAVESMTPAGGTIRLADQRPIDWLLP; translated from the coding sequence GTGCAGTTCCGCCAAAAGGCCCTTTCCAAACTGCAATCGCCGGAGGAAATCGATCTGCCGGTCCGATTCGCCCGCCCGCAGGGCTGGCTCGTCCTCTCCGTCACGGTGATCGCGATGGTGGCGGCCACATTCTGGGCGGTATACGGTTCCATTTCGTCCACGGTGCGTGCACCGGGGATTCTCACGCACGCGCAGGGCAGTTACGTCCTGCAGAGTCCGGTCGCGGGCCAGGTGACCGAAGTGCTCGCCGAGGAGGGCAAGAGCCTCCCTGCCGGCGCACCGCTGCTACGGGTGAGCACCGCCGGTGAGCAGAGTGAGAGCGGCGGGGAGCCCACCGCGGGCGACGGCTCGGGCGGAACCGGACCGGGCTCCGGCACCGGCGACGCGAGCGGGAACGGTGCCGGCGGGGACGGCGCCGAGAAGCAGGAGGGCACCCTCGTCCGCACCCTCGCCGCGGGCCGCGTCACGTCCCTCGTGGCCACCATCGGCGCCGTCGTCACCACCGGCGCGGACGTCGCCGTCCTGGAGCGCGTCGGCAACGCCCGCTCCCCCCTGAAGGCGATGCTCTACCTCCCCGCCGACAACGGCACGGCCGTCCCCGTCGGCGCACGGGTCGACCTCACCGTCCAGTCGGTGCCCTCCCAGCAGTACGGAGTGCTGCGCGGCCGGGTCGAGGCCGTCGGCCGGACGTCGCAGAGCCGGCAGCAGATCGCGGGATTCCTCGGCGACGGGCAGCTCGCCGAGCAGTTCTCCCGCCAGGGACGGCCCGTCGCCGTCCTGGTGGAACTCGACCGATCCTCCCGCACCGAGTCCGGGTACGCCTGGTCGTCCTCCGACGGACCGCCGTACGCCGTCGAGTCCATGACCCCGGCCGGCGGCACGATCCGCCTGGCCGACCAGCGTCCGATCGATTGGCTGCTCCCGTGA
- a CDS encoding helix-turn-helix domain-containing protein gives MSEPRSAPTVGQVVLGKRLQDLRERAGLRREEAARVLRVAPATIRRMETAEVALKIPYVQLLLRAYGVPEGEAEGFVQLAEDANKPGWWQRFHDVLPGWFSMYVSLEGAASLIRAYEPHFVPGLLQTEDYARGVMHSGALGATSAEDVERHVALRMERQGLLGRSDAPRFWVIMDETVLRRPVGGPKVMRAQIDRLLEAAERPNITLQVAEFATGPHAGTYGPFVLFRFAVPELPDMVYSEYLTGAVYLDARPEVASHLEVMDRMAAQAATAQRTKDLLRSVRKEL, from the coding sequence GTGAGCGAGCCGCGGTCCGCCCCCACGGTGGGGCAGGTCGTACTGGGCAAGCGACTGCAGGATCTGCGGGAGCGAGCCGGCCTGAGACGCGAGGAGGCCGCCAGGGTCCTCCGCGTGGCCCCCGCCACCATCCGCAGGATGGAGACGGCGGAAGTCGCTCTCAAAATCCCCTACGTCCAGCTCCTCCTGAGGGCGTACGGCGTCCCCGAGGGCGAGGCCGAGGGCTTCGTCCAGCTCGCCGAGGACGCCAACAAGCCCGGCTGGTGGCAGCGTTTCCACGATGTGCTCCCCGGCTGGTTCAGCATGTACGTGAGCCTGGAGGGGGCGGCGAGCCTCATCCGCGCGTACGAACCGCACTTCGTCCCCGGGCTCCTCCAGACCGAGGACTACGCCCGCGGTGTCATGCACAGCGGAGCCCTCGGCGCCACCAGCGCCGAGGACGTCGAGCGGCACGTCGCCCTGCGCATGGAGCGTCAGGGGCTGCTCGGCAGGTCCGACGCGCCCAGATTCTGGGTGATCATGGACGAGACGGTGCTGCGCCGTCCGGTGGGCGGACCGAAGGTGATGCGGGCCCAGATCGACCGGCTGCTCGAGGCGGCCGAGCGGCCCAACATCACCCTCCAGGTCGCGGAGTTCGCGACCGGACCCCACGCCGGCACCTACGGGCCGTTCGTGCTCTTCCGCTTCGCCGTGCCCGAACTGCCCGACATGGTCTACAGCGAGTACCTCACCGGCGCGGTCTACCTCGACGCCCGCCCCGAGGTGGCCTCGCACCTGGAGGTCATGGACCGCATGGCGGCCCAGGCCGCCACCGCGCAACGCACGAAGGACCTCCTCCGGAGCGTCCGCAAGGAGCTGTGA
- a CDS encoding nucleotide triphosphate diphosphatase NUDT15: MVTHSPGPAPDERPARAFPAPNGLTGVGMIVIEPGGRILLGLDRSGRWELPGGKVDPGESFERAGARELAEETGLRVREEDVAVVAVVMDGKRGLTRISAAALVTGVEGEPEVTEPDKIVRWQWHEPAHIPGELFEPSAAVLRAWRADLTLPAVSAYSYAISVIGTEAGRLPDVGGDTSQPRKRVDTA; encoded by the coding sequence ATGGTGACCCACTCCCCCGGCCCCGCTCCCGACGAGCGGCCCGCACGCGCGTTCCCCGCACCCAACGGCCTGACCGGCGTCGGCATGATCGTCATCGAGCCCGGGGGGCGGATCCTGCTCGGCCTGGACCGCAGCGGCCGCTGGGAGCTGCCCGGCGGCAAGGTCGATCCCGGGGAGAGCTTCGAGCGCGCGGGCGCCAGGGAGCTCGCCGAGGAGACGGGACTGCGGGTCCGCGAGGAGGACGTGGCCGTCGTCGCCGTGGTCATGGACGGGAAGCGCGGCCTGACCCGGATCTCGGCGGCCGCCCTCGTCACGGGTGTGGAAGGCGAGCCGGAGGTCACCGAACCGGACAAGATCGTGCGCTGGCAGTGGCACGAACCGGCTCATATTCCGGGCGAACTGTTCGAACCCTCCGCCGCGGTCCTGCGCGCTTGGCGTGCGGATCTAACACTCCCGGCTGTTTCTGCGTACTCCTATGCGATTTCTGTTATCGGGACGGAGGCAGGGCGTCTCCCAGATGTCGGAGGAGACACGTCCCAGCCCAGGAAGAGAGTGGACACAGCGTGA
- a CDS encoding NHLP family bacteriocin export ABC transporter peptidase/permease/ATPase subunit, with protein MTAPSPPASRTGGGRRRANPRRAARRPAAPVGQKSVRTPTVLQMEAVECGAAALAMVLAHYGRHVPLEELRIACGVSRDGSRASNILKAARGYGLRAKGMQMEPAALAGVRAPAILFWEFNHYVVYDGTGRRFGRRGVHINDPDKGRRFVSAEDFDTSFTGVVLVLEPGDGFRRGGRKPGVLRSVPARLRGTTGTMAAALLASLLLVAVGAALPALSRTYIDMYLVGRQTSLLGLLFASMAAMVALTAVLTGLQQANLLRGRVISSTLSSARFFRHLLRLPVTFFGQRSPADLVQRLQSNDAVAETLARDLTAFGVDGIVVVLYALLLWTYDPQLTVVGVLIALLNVVAMRIVVRLRATRTQKLRADSARLTNTSYTGIQLIETMKATGGENGYFRRWAGQHAITLEEQQRLGVPSAVLAVVAPTLATLNSALILWIGGLRAVEGHVSIGLLVAFQALVTRFTAPITRLNGMASRIQDFAADVARLKDVENFPADGLYTRPEPPASTRRLRGHVTLENVTFGYSPLDKPLLTGFSLSVGPGSQVALVGGSGSGKSTVSRLIAGLHSPWEGVIRIDGRRLDEIPRGALAASVSFVDQDLFLFEGTVRDNVALWDPSITDEAVVDALKDAELYDVVARRPGGVHGRVEQDGRNFSGGQRQRLEIARALVRRPSVLVLDEVTSALDAETEQLIIDNLRRRGCACVVIAHRLSTVRDSDEIVVLDHGTVVERGRHEELVGHGGTYAELVKEH; from the coding sequence GTGACGGCTCCCTCTCCCCCCGCCTCCCGTACCGGCGGCGGCCGGCGGCGCGCGAACCCGCGCCGGGCGGCCCGCAGGCCCGCCGCACCGGTCGGACAGAAGAGCGTCCGCACCCCCACCGTGCTCCAGATGGAGGCCGTGGAGTGCGGTGCCGCGGCGCTCGCCATGGTGCTCGCCCACTACGGCCGGCACGTGCCCCTGGAGGAGCTGCGGATCGCCTGCGGTGTCTCCCGCGACGGCTCGCGCGCCAGCAACATCCTCAAAGCGGCCCGCGGTTACGGTCTCCGGGCCAAGGGCATGCAGATGGAGCCGGCCGCGCTCGCCGGGGTGCGGGCGCCGGCCATCCTGTTCTGGGAGTTCAACCACTACGTCGTCTACGACGGCACGGGCCGCCGGTTCGGCCGCCGCGGCGTGCACATCAACGACCCGGACAAGGGCCGCCGGTTCGTCTCCGCGGAGGACTTCGACACCAGTTTCACCGGAGTGGTGCTGGTCCTCGAGCCCGGCGACGGCTTCCGACGCGGCGGTCGCAAGCCCGGCGTCCTGCGCTCCGTGCCCGCCCGGCTGCGCGGCACCACGGGCACGATGGCCGCCGCGCTGCTCGCCAGCCTGCTGCTGGTCGCGGTCGGCGCGGCGCTGCCCGCGCTGAGCCGTACGTACATCGACATGTACCTGGTGGGCCGTCAGACCTCGCTGCTCGGGCTCCTCTTCGCCTCGATGGCGGCCATGGTCGCGCTGACCGCCGTGCTGACCGGGCTCCAGCAGGCCAATCTGCTGCGTGGCCGCGTCATCTCGTCCACACTGAGCAGCGCCCGGTTCTTCCGGCATCTGCTCAGACTGCCGGTGACGTTCTTCGGCCAGCGCAGTCCCGCCGACCTCGTCCAACGGCTGCAGTCGAACGACGCGGTCGCCGAGACCCTGGCCCGCGACCTCACCGCGTTCGGCGTCGACGGCATCGTCGTCGTCCTGTACGCGCTGCTGCTGTGGACCTACGATCCCCAGCTGACCGTCGTCGGCGTACTCATCGCCCTGCTGAACGTGGTCGCCATGCGGATCGTGGTGCGCCTGCGGGCGACGCGTACCCAGAAACTGCGGGCCGACAGCGCCCGGCTGACGAACACCTCGTACACCGGCATCCAGCTCATCGAGACGATGAAGGCCACCGGTGGCGAGAACGGGTACTTCCGTCGCTGGGCGGGGCAGCACGCCATCACGCTGGAGGAACAGCAGCGGCTCGGTGTGCCGAGCGCCGTGCTCGCCGTCGTGGCACCGACCCTGGCGACGCTGAACAGCGCGCTGATCCTGTGGATCGGCGGTCTGCGGGCGGTCGAGGGCCATGTCTCGATCGGTCTGCTCGTGGCCTTCCAGGCGCTCGTGACCCGGTTCACCGCACCGATCACCCGGCTCAACGGCATGGCCTCCCGCATCCAGGACTTCGCCGCCGACGTGGCCCGGCTGAAGGACGTGGAGAACTTCCCGGCCGACGGGCTCTACACGCGCCCCGAGCCCCCCGCGAGCACCCGCAGGCTGCGCGGACACGTCACCCTGGAGAACGTCACCTTCGGCTACAGCCCGCTGGACAAGCCGCTGCTCACCGGCTTCTCGCTGTCGGTGGGCCCGGGCAGCCAGGTCGCGCTCGTCGGCGGCTCCGGCAGCGGCAAGTCCACCGTGTCCCGGCTGATCGCGGGCCTCCACAGCCCCTGGGAGGGCGTCATCCGCATCGACGGGCGGCGGCTGGACGAGATCCCGCGCGGCGCGCTCGCCGCCTCCGTCTCCTTCGTCGACCAGGACCTGTTCCTGTTCGAGGGCACGGTCCGCGACAACGTGGCCCTGTGGGACCCGTCGATCACCGACGAGGCCGTCGTCGACGCGCTGAAGGACGCAGAGCTGTACGACGTGGTCGCCCGGCGGCCCGGCGGCGTCCACGGCCGGGTCGAGCAGGACGGCCGCAACTTCTCCGGCGGGCAGCGGCAACGGCTGGAGATCGCCCGGGCACTGGTGCGCCGGCCCAGTGTGCTGGTGCTGGACGAGGTGACCAGCGCGCTGGACGCGGAGACCGAGCAGCTGATCATCGACAATCTGCGCCGCCGGGGCTGTGCCTGCGTGGTGATCGCCCATCGGCTGAGCACCGTGCGCGACAGCGACGAGATCGTGGTGCTCGACCACGGCACGGTGGTGGAGCGCGGGCGGCACGAGGAACTGGTCGGACACGGGGGCACGTACGCCGAACTGGTCAAGGAGCACTGA
- a CDS encoding ATP-binding protein, with the protein MAPGNTLRPVLAIPRQPASSVPAIRRFGFELPGRADSVARARHLIQERMMRWGVDSSHFDTVALVASELFTNAVVHTASQRVLCELHDVPGQLRIAVQDEGCPPGEPRLRRVSAEEGGRGLLLVDAVSSAWGAHDAHPGPGRVVWAELALGRPC; encoded by the coding sequence GTGGCTCCTGGTAACACGCTCAGGCCCGTACTCGCGATACCGCGTCAGCCGGCTTCCTCAGTGCCGGCGATCCGCCGCTTCGGGTTCGAGCTCCCCGGCCGGGCCGACTCGGTCGCCCGCGCCAGGCACCTGATCCAGGAGCGCATGATGCGCTGGGGCGTGGACAGCAGCCACTTCGACACGGTCGCTCTGGTCGCCTCCGAACTGTTCACCAACGCCGTCGTGCACACCGCGAGCCAGCGCGTCCTGTGCGAACTGCACGACGTGCCGGGCCAGTTGCGCATAGCGGTGCAGGACGAGGGCTGCCCGCCGGGCGAGCCGCGACTGCGCCGGGTCTCCGCCGAGGAGGGCGGACGCGGACTGCTGCTGGTGGACGCCGTCAGCAGCGCCTGGGGAGCGCACGACGCGCACCCCGGTCCGGGCCGGGTCGTCTGGGCCGAGCTGGCGCTGGGTCGCCCGTGCTGA